The following are encoded together in the Pseudoalteromonas piscicida genome:
- a CDS encoding GPW/gp25 family protein: protein MIGMNAKTGKPLGGVEHLKQSIRDIVTTPLGSRVMRRDYGCGLYELVDRPFSHSLVGDITMTIANALEKWEPRFQLDGVAVHPAGEGKLSIEIKGLYLINGEPVTIEGIQI, encoded by the coding sequence ATGATAGGAATGAATGCCAAAACGGGCAAGCCGCTCGGTGGTGTTGAGCATCTAAAACAGAGTATTCGCGATATTGTGACCACACCGCTTGGGAGTCGCGTGATGCGACGCGATTATGGCTGCGGCTTATATGAGCTTGTAGATAGGCCTTTTTCTCACTCTTTGGTGGGGGATATCACTATGACCATCGCCAATGCACTGGAGAAGTGGGAACCACGTTTTCAACTTGATGGTGTTGCGGTACATCCAGCAGGTGAGGGCAAGTTGTCTATCGAAATAAAAGGATTGTATTTAATCAACGGGGAGCCTGTCACCATCGAGGGTATCCAAATCTAA